One Vicia villosa cultivar HV-30 ecotype Madison, WI linkage group LG5, Vvil1.0, whole genome shotgun sequence genomic window, tttaaaacaaaaaatgaaatgagttTAAATCTTTACaccataaaaaaaatcaattttaaatagagAAAATGTATGTTTGGTTATACGTTTGAAACACACACAATTGATTTTGACATTTTTGGTTGTTCCCGGGTAAAGTTGATTATGTCTTCTTAAAATAGATTCTACTTAAAGATATGATTTGTAGTTTTTGAATATAAACgtgatttttacattgaaatttactgttctactcaattttgtaaaaatttatctaaacataaatcactttaatttcaattaacttttaaccataatatttttttaacaatagAATCAAACACATATTATTATGAGTCATGGAGAAGATCCAATAACAAGTGTTGAAAAAGGTGTATGAAACAGACGGATCTTCATCTTTGCTGAGGACACACTATCACACTCTCCATCACATTTCTTATCTAAAAATCTAATTGATCGACAATCTGCACAAAATATTGAATCACCAGCAGACGGTTTTAATCTCTCATATTACATAAAGATCAATCACACCATTTCAGATGTTTATTCCATTCCGACTTTGAAATTGTTTTTCGCCTATTTATTGAATTAGACATTGAAATATTAATCTTACATATCCACATTTTTCAATGCATCAAAAGTCCGATCCACCGTATGAAAAAATTGATCCATCTTATTTGAACTTGATTCCATTACTTGATCACCTTTCTCTAGTTTATCAAGTGAAGTCATATTAGatgcatatattttattttatgaaaagtaAGTCTaatattttcacttttatttATTGCGAGGTAGCAAACGGTTTTGTCATTTCCTTGAGCAGAATACTCTCTAAACTAACCATAAATGCTTCCTTAATCTTTTTTTAGCTTTTTGACTTCATGTACACACACCCACAGTTTTCTCACGTGGTAGCAGAAGTTCAACCTTGGAGTTTAAAAATGTTAGTAAACCAATTAAACTTTTTACTATTATAATCTAAAAGTACAGCCAAAGTACAATACCATTTTTACTGCTGTTGGTTAGCCACAAACAAGTGGCCAAAAATAGACTAATTTCATTCTTCTTTTCCTCTCCCTTCAACTCTATATCTTGGAACAACTTTCAAAATTTATATACTCAATCATCTATTTTAACttttttctttattaccatcttacaaattttaaatatttatcaaCTACTCTATAAATAATCTCTACATTTAGGTTGCTTGATCATACTTTCcgatcatatatattttttaaattgattcaCACACGAGAAATCGTAAAGtcaactttcattttttttacgtGAGAGTATTTTTAACaggtaatttttaaatatttttataaactttgTTTGAGTTCTGAAGTCTGTTTTGTCTTTGGAGTCCTAATTTTGATGATCCCCAAAGATAAAAATTTTCATAGTATAATTTGATCCAAAAATTAAACTGAATCGAAACAAACCATAATAAAAATCATCCGAACTAAATCAAATCGTTTTAATTTCCTCATAATAGAATCAGATCAaaattattaatttgatttatcaGTTCAAAATTCTGAACCGTACTAAAACGTTATAAAAAAGTGTTTTCAAGCTGAATAATTTGTTAAATATCTAAACCCTTATACTTTTATcaatgttttttaataaataattttaaatttgtttttaatatttttctttattcaattTTGATTCTATTAGTTTTAGTTCGGTTCTGATTCGATTAGTTTTGGTTCGGTTCAACGGTTTTTGAACACCTGAAACTTATATTTTAAAGAAATACATTTTGATTCTTGTTTTGACAAGGAATATTTCTTAATTCACTTCGATAAGCCCGATGCTGCAGCTATAATAAGGCCCAATGGTTGGAAATCAATTATTTCATAGTTTGTATATATGTGTAGGTGTTTCCTCTCATCTGAACTTCATTAAGCATTTTTCATCATCCATTACAAAAGACAGCTAGCTCACAAATCACTTTTTCTTGTCTTTCTCTTCTTCTATACATAACCAAAATATTCACTTGTTCATCACCAACTTATCAATAAGTCAATTCTAAGATTATAACCATGGTATGTATATATGCTACTTCACTCTCATTGATTTGGTGCATATATATGCATGTTTTTCATGTTTCATATGATTggtttcttttgcagattctaaTGCCACTAATGTTAACTTCATTGATGAAGCTTGCAAAGGCACTAGTGTGTGAACCTACTTCAACTCTCACAACAATTCTCTATTATGGAAACTTGCTTCCTAGAAATCTTAACTTGGGGAGATTAGTGAGAAGAGAGTTTCTTCAACAAGACaattatttcttccattttctcatTGGAATGTTGAGGTGTGTATGGTGATTGTTGTATTAGGACATAGGTATCAAATTATGTGGTAATTGAAGGGAACAAATTAGTGTATGTACTTATGGAGGCACACCATGTGATATTTGTTCAAAAGGAATGTATGAGGATTAATGTAGATGTTTCATATTTCCAGAGACatgttattttctttcttttccacatcatcatattttttcattttatttaaaaatgaagtGATAATAACTCTTAAAAACTCATACACATTATTGTAATTATCAAGAGCTCGGATTTTGATAATAATATTCAATTAATTATAGTTAAATTAAAAGTTACAAACTTAATATGAGATATTATTAATCTCTTACATATATTATGGATTAATATTTCATTttgaaatataatatatttaggaAATAGGGATATACtatatttggaaaaaaattataatgtttGGATTTTGAACTACTACTCCATCCGTCTTATAAAAATGTTTAATCAGTATTTTTTTCTGTTTCAAAAAATTTATCCTTTTATAATATTAATGTTAATGgactatatttttatttattaatttttattttattcaactgctctattaactataattaatagGAGTAttatagtaaataaaattaattttattattaaaatcaacatatctaattattttattaagaatCGCAGATTGCTtaaataaaacactttgtataagACGGAGGAGGAAGAATTTGGAATTGATGTATTTTGTTAACTATATTGGGCCTTCTATCTATGCTATTGAGCTTCTTTGATCTAAAGGCCCACTTTCCTATTATGGTGTTAGTTAGTTTATCTATTTTTACTGTTTTACCACCACTGTAAATTTCCTTTCGCTTTGTAAGAAGTATATATTACACTTATTCTTCCTTTTCATGTAATGAGGATTTCAGCAAAATATCAATAAGATGAAGAGATTTTCCTTCATGAGTTTTCACTGTGTTTCACCACAACATGGTATCACGAGCTATATGCTACGATATCCATTGTTTTTCTGCTTCAcctttcatttttctcttctcaTTCGACAATGGCTGGTGCGCCTTACTCTAGTTTTGCAACCAACTCTGCAAATCCCTATTATTTTCACCCAAATGAGAATTCAGCTCTCATCTTGGTTACTCCTCTTCTTGATGCCAAGAATTATCATACATGGTCAAGATCTATAGAAATCAATCTCATCTCCAAGAACAAACACCAATTCATCGATGGATTGTTGCCCAAACTCTTGCCTAACGATCCTTTCAGCGCACCCCGAACAAGATGCAACACCATGGTTCCCGCGTGGTTATTTCATACCATCTCTGAATCCATCGCCAGATCCGTTATTTGGATCCAAAGTGTTTCTGGCGTTTGGACGGATCTCTGCACGCAATTTTTTCAGCGAGGTATCTTTCGTATCTCCGACATTTAAGAAGATGTAAACAAATTCTGACAAGGTACTCTATCTGTCTCTGATTATTTCACTCAATTAAAGGTTTATTAGGATGAATTGGAGTCTTATTGTCCAATTTTATCTTGTTCTTGTTCCATTCCGTGTTCATGTGGAGCCCTTGCTTCTATCAAGAAGAATCGTGATGAAGATTATGTTATCCGATTCTTGAAGGGTTTGAATGAAAAGTTTTCATCATCCAACTCCCAGATCATGATGATGACACCCCTTCCAGACATTGGCCGTGCCTTTTCTATTGTGATTCAACAAGAACGTGAACTCAACCCTCTCTCTCTTATCTTGATTTGTCTTCTTATGATACTATTGCCCCTACTGCTATTTCTCAAATCAATTATACTTAATCCAACAATGGTAACAGGCATTAGAATCTTCAATCCAAAGGCAAACCCCCTTCCTCAAAACCTAACAGAGTCTGCACACATTGTGGTTGCACTAATCACATGGTTGAAACCTGCTTTGTCAAGCATGATTACCCCTGATTTCAAGAACAAGCCAAGATCAAGTCCTTCTATTAACAATGTTTCTGACCCTCCTTTAGCCAGTTCAACAAATACTGGGTCTGGTTTCACGCAAGAGCAATATAACAACATTTTATAGCTTCTTCAACAGTCAAGAACCACCTCTACCACTAATTCCATCACCAGCACACCTTTGGCTATGCATACCAACTATTCTCTTGAAATTGGTCATCACTCAATCCCTTGGATTCTTGACACAGGTGTCACAGACCACATCATATACCACCTTGATTCCTTTATCACACACCATAACATCACACTACACCTATCCATATCACCTTACCTAATGGCACACACATCACTGATTCCATATCTGGCGGCATTGTTCTCACTCCCTCCCTTATAATGGATAATGTTCTTTAAACCCCTAGCTTAAATGTCAACCTTATTTGTATAGCCAAACTTATTAATGAACTTAATTGTCATTTGTCTTTTTTTTGCTAATACCTTCCATATTTTGCAGAACACCTCCAAGACACTGGTTGGTATAGCTAACCTTCACAAAGGTCTTTACATCCTTGAATCCACTAAGCATACATCTATTTGTAATTCCACTGATTGTAATTCATATGAATTGTGGTACTCCAAGTAAGGGCATATCTCTGATGTAGGATTAAAAGCTGTTTCTAAACTATTTCCTTTCATTAATTGTAAACCTACATTGTCATTATGTGACTCTTGTCATAATGCCAAACAAAAAAGATTTTCATTTCTTTCTAGCAATATTCATACTATTTCACCCTTTCAATTGTTACATGCTGACTTATGGGGCCCTTACTCTACAGTTTCCCTTTTaggccaatttttttttttaactttagggGATGAATTTAGTAGATACACTTGGGTCATTTTCCTAAAAACAAAAGATCAAACTAAACTTAGCCTCATTAACTTTGTTTCCTATATTAAAAACCAATTTAATATTACACTAAAATGCTTGAGATATGACAATGGCATTGAGTTTTTAACTCTAACCCCTTTCTTTTTATCCAAAGGTATCCTCCATCATAAATTTTATCCTGAAACTCCACAACACAATGGTGTAGTGGAAAGAAAACACCATCACATTCTAAATGTTGCTATATCCCTCCATTTCCATTCCAATACCCCCTATCCATATGGAATTACTGTGTTCAACATGCTATTCATATCATAAATAGGTTACCCTCACCTCTCTTAAAATCTAACAACCCCTATGAACTTCTTTTCAAAACTCCCCCTCATATATGCACTTAAAGGTGTTTGGTTTCCCGTGTTATGCCACTTCTACACAAGCCCATAGAAACAAGTTTGATTTAAGAGGAAGAAAGTCTGTGTTTCTAGGTTAAAAAGAAAGAGTTAAATAATTCATCTTATATGATTTTTCGACTCATGTTATTTTCCTTTCtagaaatgttattttttatgagtCATCTTTCCCTCTCCACAAGACTACACAAGTTGACCCCACTGCATCCCCACCTATTAATCCTGACCACATCTTAGATGACATACATGTTGTACCTACTGTTCACCTTTATCCAAAAAAAATAACCCTAATTACCATTGTCTTTCTCCCTCTACACATGACAATCCAAATGCCTCCCTAGATATGTCCTTATCACCCTTTGCTGCAACTTCTAATTCCTTTCCTGACATGTCTCTATCCCCTTCTCCCCTTCCCCATAACCATCTTATTAAACTTCACCATATGattttaaaaacaataacaacatacaacatatcATTTTAAGaccataaacaacaacaacacacaacACATGATTTTAAGTAGACAAAAAACAGAAGTTCCAAAACAAAACTTATACATTAAAATTACACCATGTTATATACTCACTCcctttcaaaattttcttcaaatttcttaATTCCTTGAAGATGATCCAAAATTTTGTCTCAGACCGGCGTCCTATTCAACACCACAGACAAGCCCATCATGTTTCTTTGTTCTAATCGATTCTACTAATATATTATGGTGTGCTTATGGATTAAAGGCACCTTTACTGGATTTTTCTATCAATGAATcctacaacaaaaataaaaattcattacCAAATTAAAGTAACCTACAATTAATATACTTGACAAAAGAATTTACTTACAATCTCCTCAGAAACTACTCGTATAGCCTTCGGTGTGAACTTTCTTCTTGATATTTGTCACACTCTCTTCCATTTCCCATGGAGTGATGGTGGAGATGAGGCACAATCAAGGATTAGTGAATCATCTTTCTCTGAGCGGCTGAAAGATCTTATTTTGTGTCTCCATCGTTAGTTGTTTTTTAAGGGATTAACTTTCTTGGTTCTTATTGTGATTAGGTTGGTGTTGTGAAATATGATAATATCAACAACACCGAAACCTTTTGATGTTTGGGGACAAAGAATAATGGCAACCAAAATAAACCACCATAAGCAAAATCAATAAGGCAGTTAGTGTAAGCATACACACAAGAAtacaaaaagtaaaaataaagtgaGGAGTACAGTTACATAATTTGTTTACCTAGTTCGATCAAATTAATTTACTCTGGGGGAGAGAGAccattttttaatttgttatacTTCAAGAGTTGTTACAAAAAATTACTAGATGAGTTACGATAAAATAACATTCAAAGTTCACAAGAACATCTTTTATTTTTTACCCAAGTGTTTTTCAATCTCTCTACCTTTTCAACATACGAATCACACAAACCCAATGTGTTAAAACGTGTTTTCCGATCACCTTAGATTTTCCCAAAGACCTTCATATTCTTAGAACAATGAATCCTAAGAATCTGGCCCTTTTCGTCTCTAAGTTTCTTTCTTTAGAAAACTCCCTAATGATATTTTATATGTCAGTCGTACCAAAAAATAGTTGAAAGTGCCTTTTAAAGGTTTCAGGAGAAACACATTAAACTTCCTTGAAACAGGATGCATTTTGACAAATGCAGGAACACACTGCATTTCCCAAAAGCGTTGCGTTTCCCAAATGCAATAGTTTATTCCAAACACAACACATTTTCACATTGACTCTAAAATCAATGATAATGGAAATTTACCCATCAGCCACCAAGTTGCTTTCTCCAAAATTTTAATCATTATTCAACAAAACTTATCAAGTCCAAGAAATGCTTAATTCTTGATCTAGGAACTTGCGTCCAATCATACATTATTTCTTAGGTTGTCTCATAAGCTAGCAAGCATGATTCTTCATTAGGGAATCTATCTCATCATTTACTCCCTTGAACTATCTTTGAATCCGTTCAATTTCAAATGTGTACTTAATGGTCTTTGGTTATAAGTCTGGAAACCCTCCCGCCATAttcaaaacatattaaataaggTCAATATAATTGTATCTCAGAGGTGGTACAATTTGTCTTTTTATCTTATCACGAGTCAAATGATAATCAATTTCCCCCTCACAAAACTAGAACCAGGAGcctaacttcctcctcatctataGTCTCCTTAGTAAAATTCTCCACCTCAAACAGAGTCTTCTTCACCATAGTTTCTGATTCTTTCATCTACAGGTCTTTGCCCTTCATCCCACTCCTAACCTCCATAGGTGTCTTGAAATTTATTCTTGTGGATGAACATTTGTTGATCAATTATGGTGTTGTACCAACAACCTTACCTTGGAAACTCCTTGGCTAACCCAACTTCGAGCAACATGCGCCCTACACTTTCCAAAATGGTCCTTTTCATGAGTTCAGTTgggccattttgttgaggtgtgagACAAAGAAAAATGACAAGCAAAACAAATGGCCTCAAGAAAAATTAATCAATTTGCTAAACTTTGTAAACCACAAGAATAAGAAGAAAATAAAGTAACGAGTACACAAAAGAATTGTTTGTCTAGTTTGATCAAATTGATCTACTccagaggagagagagagagagagagagagagagagagagagagagagagagagagagagaaactcCCTACTTCATTACTTAAgtgttgttacaagagattacgaGACGAGTTACAAGAAAATTGTCTTTTAAGTTCACAACAACATTTCCTATCTTTTACCTAAATGTTTCTCAATCTCTCAATAAATAAGTCACACAAATCAAAGGTTTTTAGAAGTGTTTTCAAATCTCCTTAGATACCCACAAATATCTTCGAATTTTTAGAACAATCAATCTTAAGAATTCATCCTTTTCCCATTCCAGGCTACTCTCTTTATAAAACTTCTCAAGACACTTGTACCAAAATAAACAAAGAAGGGTCGAAAATCTTCTTTTAAAGGTTTCATACGAAACCCAATACATTTTGACAAAACACCGGAACTCACTTTGTTTCTCCCAAACATAGTGCATTCTTCTTGCAAATAATTTTCAAGGCATTTTCAAGACAATCCACAATTGATCGAGAGTTTTTCTAGTgatttctcctctttctcttcctcAGTTATTTTGTTTTTAGATTTGTTCTCTTTTTGCTTTCCgatatttttttttcatcttttgttgtttttatttagaTACTAATTAGCACTTATGGTGAGTTTTTTAAACCCAAGTACtccattttatatttattatatatagggcctttgttttggttttttttaaaaagatttttatagtgttatataattttgtgtaattttttttcttcataaaagctccaaataaaaatttgatttgaatagttattttagatatttcatctttttattgaAACATTTTTTGGATATCAaagttgtgagatattggatcgaactctagtattgtcgaagggtagcttcttggttcgacagagttaagcatgaagtcgaaggattgttcacatgctggtgtcgaagtgtgcatgctgtagtcgaagatgggtctagcatgcagatatcgaagatgctagagttgttagcatgttaaattaggtttcagtgtttaaaccctaatttgttaagttagcttgtttattaagttggcttgtgtaatgggccttgctgaaaaagcccattagttagtatgttaggtcttattataaatagcatactagtctctcatcattgctaagctgcaaatcctaatttagggtgagagaggttatttgttattcttgtaaacttgtaatcttgttttaagagaaagtaaaagaatagcagttataaccaattcttgtgttcctcttcttccttgttttatactttgttcttggcattgaattcacatcaaaagtttcaaaaaatcacttaattttgaagttatttaaaatagattttcataaaatcatttttgaaataccactttttgaaaatagattacCATTTTTGAAATACCACTTTTCATAAAATCATTATCTTCCTTTTTCCCTCTAACCTCTATTGTTTCTTCCTTGAAAATCAAGGAACTACTCTTAATGGAGTTTTGAGTTTTTCTCTTCATGAGAGCTTCATTTCTTTTCTTCGAGGTTTCATCATTAGTGATTCTTACCTTAACTTTATGTTCAATCATTCTAAAAAATACACACACATTTATATTTACCTTAAACCAATACATAGCCTCTAAAATatccaacaataaaaaaaaaaccattttcctTCTTAGGCAACAAGATTTCTTCATAGTATGATACAAATATTAAGGTGGTTCTTGAAGcctaaactccattcaaaatgGTACAATATTTCAACACTAACCATAAGTTGTAATTTTCAATTCTTTAATTCTCTTCCCTTTTTTTctcaaagttttttttattaaattgttaCTTGGTGTTTTTctgatttatgtttttttatttcacttttggaAAAATAATAGTGTATATTACGTAAAGTGTATAAAGACGCGGTTAGAGACAATACAAAAGAAGAGAAGATATGTTCATAAGTTTACGAAGGATGATATCGCAGAACTTCTTAGGCGAGGACGTGATTATGATGCATATAAAAGGGTAATATTTTTCTTTACACCTTCTTAGACACGACACTATAAGTCGGTATTGGACATCAACATGTGCAAATGTCAATATCAAAACAATCTTAATTCTCGATGCTATGTTtgtttttgaatttgaaacagGCTGAATGGCTTCTATTTGAGGAAAAAATGTTATCATGCTATGAATTTATCGAGAAGTTTATCGGATGCGTATCAGATCATCTTGAAGATTTAATTCAACAAAGGTGTGTTTTTCTATATACGCATGCATGCATGCACTCAATCATGTCTCAATTCTCAAACATGAAAAATTGCAATATTGTTATATAGTGATTGTCCTGAGGAATGCAAGGAAGCTATACCGTCATTGATATATGCTGCAGCAAGAATTTCCGATTTACCAGAATTGCGTGATCTTAGAACTGTCTTTACAGAAAAATATGAGAATTCTCTTGAACCATACATAAATAAAgaggtaatttttttttttgagaaaatatataattattgttttttaaggcttgtttaaataatttttgttcCTTAGTTTGTTGACAAGTTGAGAAGAGATCCTCCTACAAGAGAAATGAAGATTAGGTTATTATATGATATAGCTCAAGAATTCTCTATAAAGTGGAATGCAAAGGGTCTCAAGAAAATTCTTCACAAAGATCCAAATGTAAGTAGATTATACATTATGATTAATTTTCTATCCAACTCACCTATACCTTGCACTAGGACATTCCTGCCTTACTATCAACTGAGCTGATTTAACAAAAAACTTTTTTACAGGAGAAATCTGGTGGAGAAGAATGCGAATATACATCGAAAGAAAATGAGGCAAGAGAGCAATATAGTAGTGATGATGAAACAACAAGCACAGACACATCATCATCACCTCATCATCATGGAAGAAAATCTAGTTCAAGTTCATTTGGAAGTGTTTCTGAAGATGATcatgaacaaaaacaaaaagtagAAGAAGAAATCAAGAAACCAAGATCCTTTTTGCTAATTCCACCCCCTTACCAGCtcaaacaaaatactaacaacaattccaacaaaaCAATGGATTCTGAAGCACTTGATGAGAAAAATGTGGATTCTAGTGAAATGACACCGACAACTTCTGGGGACACAACATCATCGTCAAAAGGGAATGTACCAATGTGGTCTGGTGCATGGCGTGTGCCTCCTGATTATGATGAATTCATTGCTCGTTTTAAAGCTTTAACAGGAAGATCATAGAAATTTATTATGGCTAGTGGAGTTTATTAATCACTATTATGTATTCAACATATGAGTTTGTATTTTAAGACTAGAAGATAAATACAAtacaatataaatttaatttaaaccgAAGAGCACTTGAATGAGATGGTAAGGGATCTCTTCCAGCTTAACCAGAGGTCCTGAGTCATTGTGGTCATACTCAACTCGAAGGATCAGTGTTTGCAATTATGCATAGAGGATATCcgatttcttaatttttttttttaaatatttaactagcattGTTGTAAAAATCACATAATTCAAGTGTTGTAACCGGGTACTGCATTTTGGTAACCAGGTTATCACTGTATTAATTTGTCTTGTTTAGATCAGTTGTACCCGAGTATTGTATTTTGGTAACCAAATACTATGTtgagaattatttttaaaatacctaTAACTGTGTATCAGAAAACTGTACCTGAGTTACACATAGACATTTTAGTTTTTCTATTTCTTAAGTTAGTTGCTTGTATCCCAATCAATTGTACTTGTGTAAATATACCTTTGATGTATTAATGTTTAGTAAGGAGAATACTGTATGCACATTTTCACCCTTAATTATATTCtctatatctctctctctctctctctctctctctctctctctctctctccacactCAACTACTCAATTTTCACTAACCTTGTGATTTTCCTAAAGACCTTCATATTCTTAGAACAATGAATCCTAAGAATCTGGCCCTTTTCGTCTCTAAGTTTCTTTCTTTAGAAAACTCCCCAATGATATTTTATATGTCAGTCGTACCAAAAAATAGTTGAAAATGCCTTTTAAAGGTTTCAGGAGAAACACATTAAACTTCCTTGAAACACGATGCATTTTGCAAATGCAGGAACACACTGCATTTCCCAAAAGCGTTGCGTTTCCCAAATGCAATAGTTTATTCCAAACACAACACATTTTCACATTGACTCTAAAATCAATGATAATGGAAATTTACCCATCAGCCACCAAGTTGCTTTCACCAAAATTTTAATCATTATTCAACAAACTTACCAAGTCCAAGAAATGCTTAATTCTTGATCTAGGAACTTGTGTCCAATCATCCTTTATTTCTTAGGTTGTCTCATAAGCTAGCAAGCATGATTCTTCATTAGGGAATCTATCTCATCATTTACTCCCTTGAACTATCTTTGAATCCGTTCAATTTCAAATGTGTACTTAATGGTCTTTGGTTCTAAGTCTGGAAACCCTCCCGCCATAttcaaaacatattaaataaggTCAATATAATTATATCTCGGAGGTGGTACAGTTTCTCTTTTTATCTTATCACGAGTCAAATGATAATCAATTTCCCCCTCACAAAACTAGAACCAGGAGcctaacttcctcctcatctataGTCTCCTTAGTAAAATTCTCCACCTCAAACAGAGTCTTCTCCACCATAGTTTCTGATTCTTTCATCTACAGGTCTTTGCCCTTCATCCCACTCCTAACCTCCATAGGTGTCTTGAGATTTATTCTTGTGGATGAACATTTGTTGATCAATTATGGTGTTGTACCAA contains:
- the LOC131604082 gene encoding uncharacterized protein LOC131604082, with amino-acid sequence MVTGIRIFNPKANPLPQNLTESAHIVVALITWLKPALSSMITPDFKNKPRSSPSINNVSDPPLASSTNTGVYYVKCIKTRLETIQKKRRYVHKFTKDDIAELLRRGRDYDAYKRAEWLLFEEKMLSCYEFIEKFIGCVSDHLEDLIQQSDCPEECKEAIPSLIYAAARISDLPELRDLRTVFTEKYENSLEPYINKEFVDKLRRDPPTREMKIRLLYDIAQEFSIKWNAKGLKKILHKDPNEKSGGEECEYTSKENEAREQYSSDDETTSTDTSSSPHHHGRKSSSSSFGSVSEDDHEQKQKVEEEIKKPRSFLLIPPPYQLKQNTNNNSNKTMDSEALDEKNVDSSEMTPTTSGDTTSSSKGNVPMWSGAWRVPPDYDEFIARFKALTGRS